The stretch of DNA ATCAGGCGCTTGACGTGTTTCTGCGCGATGTCGTCACCCATGACTGGCATTTCCAGCATGATGCCGGCCGCCCCTTCGCCGAGACGCAGGCGGAGCTGAGCGCGCGTTTCCCCGAACATGCCGGGCTGATCGCGCTCTGGGGTCCGCGCTTCAACGACAGTGTCGGGCCGATGATCCCGGGCATGGCCGATCTGGTCGCGGCGCTCGACGCGCGCGGCGTGCCGCTGTTCGCGATCACCAATTTCTCCGACGAGTTCTGGCCGCCCTTCCGCGCCGCCCATGCGCCGCTGTTCGACCGGTTCCGCGATATCGTCGTCTCCGGCACCGAAAAGCTGGTGAAGCCCGATCCGGCGATCTACCGGCTGGCGCTCGACCGGTTCGGGGTTGCGGCCGATGCCGCGATCTTCATCGACGACCGGGCGGAAAACATCGCCGGCGCCGAATCGGTCGGGCTGCGCGGCCATCTGTTCCGCGACGCGCCGACGCTGGCGCAGGAACTGACGGCGCTGGGCCTGCTCTGACAGCGCCGCCGGGTTAAGTCCACCCGGCTCGAAGACGATCTAGGCGGGCAGACCGGCCA from Sphingomonas changnyeongensis encodes:
- a CDS encoding HAD family hydrolase — protein: MAVSAVVFDVGNVLFSWDPRFLYERLISDDQALDVFLRDVVTHDWHFQHDAGRPFAETQAELSARFPEHAGLIALWGPRFNDSVGPMIPGMADLVAALDARGVPLFAITNFSDEFWPPFRAAHAPLFDRFRDIVVSGTEKLVKPDPAIYRLALDRFGVAADAAIFIDDRAENIAGAESVGLRGHLFRDAPTLAQELTALGLL